The Oreochromis niloticus isolate F11D_XX linkage group LG4, O_niloticus_UMD_NMBU, whole genome shotgun sequence DNA segment tacacagcgGTCTTTTCTTGCTTCATATGTTCGGCTGTCCACGCTCTGTTTTTGGTAATTCTACGCCGgcggaaacccaaacaaaacacacattaagaggctctaatgtctgtctcaatctcgcggtccatgtcacctctacttgtgGCCcacataatgacgtgaagaaatattttttaaaagtattattGAAAAAATCATTTAATATGAAGACAATAAGCAGTGTTGCAGGCAtcgccctaaagaatgtagcctcatgggcagtgtagtccagctgtaagtaagctattaaggctcgactgtacactgtgttcgtgttttcctccgaaacaataagttccgttggagcagcctttcaacgcctctctctgtctctcgctagcaaagttgacccagacaacaaagtaaagctagttttcggctaccagcccgacacggaacccaccgtattagccagaggtccctttactactgttcggagccgcggacctgttttatatacgtgtggaatagttttctatacgagatcgctgcaaaaagtgcagccttacctaatgtccacctactgttactcatttatattaagatttaaacatctagttggtattggtatggagagtagccttcagtaatagtaataaatcatacagcaatagtacattcatgtggttgcaaaaagcatgataatatattaagtaatccaaagtattcagaatacgttactctcattgagtaacataagggaatacgttacaaaatacattttggggcatgtaatctgtaatctgtagtggaatacattttaaaagaatagaataatcctttaattgtcccacaaggggaaatttggttgtatcagcagcaaaaaaaacacacataaccttcccaacactggtcaccatccacctgtcagtcacagaggccacgcccctaagaGTATAAACTTTAAGCCTTAATACAgtttaaacaggtgagttataAAAACAGGTGTTATGAAGGAGGAAATGATGGGCAGAGATCAGTTTGTGtttcaggctgtaaacatgtttattcctGCTGCAAAGTTTTAACGTTTCTCAAATAATGTCATGAGCGGATGCTGCACCAAACACTTTGTGTTGATTGCTTTGGTCGCCATGGTTACCGGTAGTTTTTCGCATTTGTCTGCAAATATTTGCTAACTGCTAGCCAAGTGACTAGCAGTTAGCTTTTCACTGCAGCTCACAGAGCAACAGGAGGCTGTTTGCAGACGAGTCCGTCACTTCGATTCAAACTACAGCCACAGTAGTATGCTAGCATCGAGGGTCTCCGGGCCGTTCATTAGATCACATCCAACATGGTATTCTCAAAACCTGAGTGGGGTATGACTCACTTCTGGAGTCCCCAGTGGACGTTAGTGGAACTGCAGCCTTCACAGGTTGCAGGCCGTTTCTCTGCGTCGGGTTCATTTTTCAGCCGCTGTAATTTGCAGCTAAAAGGCTCTCATTGTGTCCGGATTATGAGAAACATTTCCAGGAAATTGGATCCATTCATCACTTTGTGCAGCAGCTGTTCTGGGACTACGTCCATCTTATTTGGTTTAAATTGAGTTGAATGAATGAGCGTACAGCATTTATCTGCATGGAAATATGGGCCGATGAATGCACAGGGGATCTGCAGAAAATGAGCACCTCCAACTTTCATGACCATGGAAAGTTCTCATGTTTATATCTTGTCACTAAAAATAACTCGGGGTTTTCTGTATTGCACAGCCTTCTGCGTGGTTAACGAGCAGCTTGTTTCTCATGCACACAGCAGCAGAGGTTCTCATGAAGGCCGGTTGTTGATTAAAAGTGTGTTTTGTCCCGAGCGCGGCGTGCAGCAGCCGTCACCTGGCTCTTACAGACAGCTTGTTCTGCAGTAAATCCTTCAGGTCAGCTGTGCTGGAAGTTTCAGGCTTCATGCCAAACTACTTAGAAGAGAGCATCCAGAAAATGTGGGCCAGCCTGAACGCGGCTGTGACGCTGGCTCCCGAGGTCTCGTTCCTCCCTGGACGCCACGGCGCAGATTATCTGGGTCTGCTTTACAGCCGAGCATGAATCTGAGATTAGAACcgtgtttttattctttattcacaAAGACGCTGAGCAGCCTGCTCGCGATGAAGCCGGCGTCAGGGAGGCAAAAGTGGAAGAGCagattttgttgtttcatttgCATATTCGTGCATTTTAATATTTTCCCTCCAGCTCAGCAAAGGAAACTGTTATTCACTCACACGTTTATATTTGGATTTCTTCTCATATTTTCAGgctttttcttccattttcgTCTCTCGGGCTTTCACAGATAAACACACTGAAGCTCAATGTGGCCGTGGTTTGCTTTTAGCAGATAATCATAGTGGAAATTTTCACCAGCGTCACAAAGAACACGGCAAACTTTATCTAACATTTCCAGACATCATTCTTATCTCAATGAAGAAAGAATCTGAGACTGATCAACTACTCTGCTCATTTCgagcttttttttcatttaattcttGATCTCTAGAGTGGCTTTGCATGACtcaaagttcaaaataatccaaTATGGAGGGCCGGGAGTGCCAAGattaataattaaaattaaactaaactTAACTAAATAAGaggaaataaataagtaaattgTTATACAGGgttccctcgctataacgcggttcacctttcgtgGCTTCGctgtttcgctgattttttgggtgcaattttgcatgtttgttttttttttttcttacagcgcattgtgttctgagTTAAAGACGCGCTGCGTATGAATACTGCTGAAAAAAGCTGGAGAGGATGAGGTGAGGACTCAAAGATGACGAAGCATCATCCACGCAGGAGATGCTTTGACCCAGAAACACGAACAATATCTATTTTTAACAATGAACACTGGTGCTGGGGTTTGCTGATGGATTTTATTTGCAGaataatatatattaattaGAGTCCGACTCATATGTTGATCGATCTTATCTTTTTGCCGATATATTAAATCTGCATTTGTAACTGCTGATAAATAAGAGTAAAGAAGAGACAATAGAAACACCCTTCAAACGTCTTATTAGTGTTGatgttgcatagtttgtccaccagagggcactctgcaacttTTTTGTTTAGAATGCCTCAAAAAAGGAGTCAACAAGTAATTCACGACTTGTTGTAGCAATAAAACAAGATTATTTTTGAGCTAATTTTTTATACTGTCTTGGTAAATCCTCATAAATTAGACACATAGCGAGTAGAAGGTAAATTATTTATGGATTTTGATATCGATATCAGTCTCAGTAATCTTACATCGGTCAGGTTCAGACGTTAATGTCCTCCCTTTTGATCACATgactctgtttctctctgtagtTTCTCCTCTGGATCGATGCCCATCCAGAGGAGTCAGTGGGCGTGCGGCTGCTGCACTTTCCTCAACGCCGCCGGCGCCCCCCGCTGCTCCATCTGTGAAGCTCCTCGGCAGGGACCCGATGCCCGGTGGATGTGGCCGGGAGTGAGCAGAGAGGACGACGGGTGGGTATGCCCACGCTGCACGCTGGCGAACCCCCTGACAGCCTGGCTTGCTCCCTCTGTGGCTACGCCAAGGCGTCTGCGGAAGCCCAGCCCCGGCCTCAGCGCTCCAGCAGCTGCTCCGGCCCCCTCAGGACGTCCTGGATGGAGACGTGCCGACTGCAGAGCAAGAAGCAGCCCGGAGACACTGACAAAAGCAGCCTGGCGTGGGAGTGCTCGAGGTGCACGTTGCAGAACACGCCCACCTCTATGTCCTGCTCGGCCTGCGGTGGACCCCGCAAACTGTCCCTCCCTCAGATCCCGGCCGAGGCGCTCCTCATGCCCGACGTCTGCGAGGATCCCGGAGCAGGGCGGGGTGAACCTTCAGCGGCGGCACTCTCGCTATCGATATCCGCCCGAGGAGAGAGTTTACCTGCAGAAGCTTCGCATCCGAACACCTCCTCCTCCGTGCTGActgcgccccctgctggccacaACAATCCAGTGCCCTGCAGCCGCAGAGAGGTTCCCCCTCCAGATGTTGGCCTCAGCCAGGCTCAGAGCACGTCTTCTCCCTCCACCCTCGCTGTGTCGCATCCCTCCACTCAGCTGGAGCTGCTGGCCGGCAGGAGACTCAGCATCCTCAAAGAGGAGATGTCCCCGCTGTCACCTGCATCGGACGCCTCCGTGTCGTTTTCGCTCGCTGTCCACAGGATGGAGGAGTGGGCGTGTCCGGCGTGCACACTCATCAACCGGCTGGAGTCCAAACACTGCCAGGCCTGCCACACCCCTCAGCAGCTGAAAGCGGCGTTGTTCCCGAGGAGGAAGGAGAGCCGGCTGGTGGAGGCGCTGCGGCAGAGCGACGAGGGCGCGGCCAAAGAGCTGTGGGAGAACATCGTCAGCTTCTGCAGAGAGGTGCGTTTAAAGCACACACTCACCTTTGAATTTAAGTCAGAAGGAAGAGTTTATGCTGATGTTACTTCACTTTCGGTGGAGGTGGACTGACAGTCTTCCTCAGAGCTATAACAACCTCCACCCGCAGCGCAGAGCAGCCTGAACTTCACTGTGTTCAGCTCTGGATCTGCACCAGAACCTCCGACATTAACGAGAAAAATTAAATGGGTTAAACGATAGATTATCATCTTGTAGCAAATCGTGTGTGTCATCGTCTTCTTCCTCTCCCAGAACGCGGTGACGTTTGTGGACGACAGTTTCCCTCCTGGTCCAAAgtccgtcggcttcccgtgcgACGACAGCGTCCAGCATCGGGTCAAGAAGTGGCTTCGTCCACAGGAAATCAGCTGCACCGCCTTCAAAGACCGCGGCGTGAAGTGGACTGTTTTCCGCACGCTGCGTCCGTCCGACATCCTGCAGGGGCTTCTGGGTAACTGCTGGTGAGCTGATTATGCTGTCACATCGTTTattattgattattatttttacgaTTTATTTCTGGATGATTGTTTAAGCACATTAAAGGAAGGCTGTGTTCGGAGAGCAGGTTCCTGAGCGCCTTGGCTGTTCTGGCGGAGCGGCCGGAGCTGGTGGAGAAGGTGATGGTGACCCGCTCGCTGTGCGCAGAGGGAGCCTATCAGGTGCGTCTGTGCAAAGACGGCTCGTGGACGACGGTGCTGGTGGACGACATGCTGCCGTGCGACGAGAGCAGCCACCTCCTCTTCTCTCAGGTGAAATGGTTCACGTGATGTGTGGTTGGTGCTGGAAAAAGGTCTCGGCTCAAAACACCGGAAAAGTCCAGATTTATCCTCTTCTTCCTTTGTACTCTGCAGCGCCACCCAGTGGCCTGAATTACACCTTACACATTGAATTACACATTAAAAGAAGAGGTGATTCCTGTAGCATCATGGGTATTTCACCATATCTGAGACATTTCTGTTTAAAGGCACTTTGTGTGATTACCTGCTGCAGAATTCAGCTTCACCACCAGAGGGCAGCGATTTATTACTGGCTGAGTTCGGATGTTTTATCTGTGGAAGAATATCCTTTAGATTTTTTACAGGTTTTGAatgcagtaaaataatttctgttcACCACACCGTACTTCACAGCATTTTGAGTTCAGGCATGAAATGAGCAGCACTTAGCTAACAGGTATTTTACCTGTTAGGTGAAGAAAACTATCCCTGGATTACTTTAATACTTTTAGTGCATCTTAGAATTTGGAGGTTTCTAATGGAAGTCCTGGCGTGTCCACTCTCAGGTCCTGTTAGCCTGCTTTAGTCAGTAATGATGAGATCAGGATCAGAAACAGGCTTCAGGTTCTCTGATTAGGTGTGAACACATGAACATATGTGCACTTCCTCTTCTCGTCATGATGTTAAAGCTTTGATCCTCGCCATCCGCCCCTTCTCTGTGTCTCCAGGCCCAGAGGAAGCAGCTGTGGGTGGCTCTGATTGAAAAGGCTCTGGCTAAGCTCCACGGTTCCTACTTTGCTTTGCAAGCCGGCCGCGCCATCGAGGGCCTCTCCACCCTGACCGGGGCGCCCTGCGAGTCGTTGGCCCTCCAGGTCAGTGCCACCAACCCCAAAGAGGAGCCCATCGACACGGACCTGATCTGGGCCAAGATGCTGAGCTCCAAAGAGGCTGGGTGAGAAGTTTGCGGGAAGGCTGAAGTGCTCTGAGAGGACGGAGCTGTTTCTTTAAGGTCGGTTAACCCCGCCTCTGTTCATGCTGCTGTTAGGTTCCTGATGGGGGCATCCTGCGGAGGAGGTAACATGAAGGTGGACGACGCGGAGTACGAGTCTCTGGGTTTGCGTCCGCGCCACGCGTACTCTGTGCTCGATGTGCGGGACGTCGACGGCCACAGGTGAGGCTTCGAGGCTGCTTCGTTGGTTACTGTTCTTGTTATTGCTGCTCCTGGTTATTATGGTCATTATAGTTTCCTAAAAATTGAACACAGAAGCTGAGAAACCTGCAGATCCTCCAGCAGTGAGTCACAGTTTACAGCCTGATGCTCAAACTGATTGTCTCTGTGGATAAAAAACGATAACATATTCATAACTCACCTGTTTGAATTGGATTGTGGAtaagtttgcattattaggggcgtggcctctttgactgacaggtggatgtgCATTTCTCCTCCTCAGTAAAAACAGGAAAGACTTCCTTCCACTGCCTGTATCTGGTGTTGGAAACCTGGTGCCTGGTTTTGGAGTTTTTCCATAAACAACAACGTTTCAAACATAAATTAATGCAGAAAACTACAAATCAAAGAAGCCCCACCTACTCAGCTCCACCCTCTCGTCCACATACAGTCATTCTGTGTCCAAAACACTGACGGTCAGACAGACCCGCTGATGACATCACTCTCTGAGTCTCTGTTTGAAGTTAACAGTTACCAAGTCGACCAAAGAGACACGGTGGAGACAAAGAGACGCCACAAGACCAACAAGGAGACGCAAAGCAAACTGAGAACAGAGCAAAGTGCAGCAGGGAGTCGAACACTCGGCCACACGACAAACCTGAGCACACACACGAGCACACATCCATCCTGAACAGACATAAAGAGCAGCagagacaaactgcacaaacaGCAGAGACTCGATGTCTGCAGTCGTGTGTGCCTCCATCAGTCAGAGTGACTTGCTCCTGCGTGGGACAGGCGGGGGTGTTTTTTCCTGAGCCCGGAGGCTCTGCTTTTATCATCCATCAAAACTCCCACAGTGTAAATGCAGCAGGTCTGCAGAGGAGTGCTGCCTTAAGGGCACATTCAGAGAACAAATGTTCCTCTCAGCGTCACTCCATTAACCGCTTCATCATTCGCACGCATAGAGGATGTTTCCTCAAACCTACAGCGGCGACTGCTGCGAGCTACAGGGGGAGGAGGATCCGCAGGAGGAGGTGGCAGGAGTCGTACTGCAAGAGAAACCCTCGAGGGAACGGGAGGGTGATTACTCATAAACGGATGCAGGAGCGGTGTTTTTCTGTCGGTGGGGTTGGAGGTGGAGTCTGCAGACACTTGAAAAAGTTTGAAAGAGATGTCTGAGATGTCTCCGTGGACGTCAGGCCCATCTCATTAACCCGGCACCGCTGACGCGCTGACGGGTTTCACTGCAGCGGCCTCTGCACTGCAGATGTGTCGGGTGATCGCTGTCTCCATCAGTGTCAGCATGCAGATGAAGATTACCAGCAGCGTGAACCTTTAGAAGACGTGAAACATCATTAATCACAAACCGCACGTTTGAATCACTCAGAAATCTGTGAGTCATCAGCATCTTCTTCATCGTACTCCTTGAAAAATTTAGAACCGCGTCTGACCGTGTGCACGAACCAATGATGAAGGCCAGGCTGTTCCTAAAAAATCTAAACATCCATCTTTAAGCTTTTAATAAGCGAGGAACCGCATACACACTAAATCTGCAgcataattcaattcagttttatttatacagcgccaaatcacaacaacagtcacctcaaggtgctttatattgtaaggtagaccctacaatcatatgagcaagcactttggcgacagtgggaaggaaaaactcccttttaacattAAAGGAACCAGGTGGAGGAATCAGTGAAATCTGGCACTTCCAGCTAGTTTTAAACTGTAACTCTGAGCATAACCTGCTCCAGACCAGGTCTCGTGTTCAGCACCAGTTACCATTGTGATCTAGCCAGGTTACAAAGGCTCGCCAACTCTGACTTTAAGCTAGCGAGTCTGTTAATCCCATTGTGTGTGTCAGGTTACTGCAGCTGAGGAACCCGTGGGGTCGCTTCTCCTGGACCGGAGCCTGGGCGGACGACTGGCCAGACTGGCCTCCGCAGCTGAAGAGGGAGCTGTGTGCCCAGCGAGCTGAGGACGGCCTGTTCTGGATGGACTTCTGGGATTTTACCAGGTGACGGCAGCAGCATGTTTTTGATGTCTGCATTAGTTTTATTCCCGGTCTGAGCAGGAAGACCGTAGGCCTTGTAATCgtaaggttgccggttcgagccccggcttggacagtctcagtcgttgtgtccttgggcaagacacttcacccgttgcctactggtggtggtcagagggcccggtggtgccagtgtccggcagcctcgcctctgtcagtgcgccccagggtggctgtggctacaacgtagctgccatcaccagtgtgtgaatgggtggatgactggatgtgtaaagcgctttggggtccttagggactagtaaagcgctatataaatacaggccatttacagaAGAAAACTTTACTCAGATGTAAAGTGGGAAAAACAAAGAGTTTGTTTATGACAAATGACAGAATATAAAGTGTTCATTAACATCCACCAGGTCccctccaccctgcctgcactctcttcccTCTTGTGCGTTGCTTTGTGTAGTCAGTGAGTGTGAAGTCGTCCTAACTGTCCTGTTAAAGGCTCTCTGGAAAAGCATCAAAATACTGAACAAAAACAGACTCGCTGTTCTCTCCTGTCCCCGGCAGGTACTTCGACTCCGTGGACATCTGTAAGATTCACTCAGACTGGCAGGAGGTTCGAGTCCCCGGCGTTTTCCCCCGAGCCGCCGACGTCCCCGTGTCGGTGGT contains these protein-coding regions:
- the LOC100694671 gene encoding calpain-15, yielding MPTLHAGEPPDSLACSLCGYAKASAEAQPRPQRSSSCSGPLRTSWMETCRLQSKKQPGDTDKSSLAWECSRCTLQNTPTSMSCSACGGPRKLSLPQIPAEALLMPDVCEDPGAGRGEPSAAALSLSISARGESLPAEASHPNTSSSVLTAPPAGHNNPVPCSRREVPPPDVGLSQAQSTSSPSTLAVSHPSTQLELLAGRRLSILKEEMSPLSPASDASVSFSLAVHRMEEWACPACTLINRLESKHCQACHTPQQLKAALFPRRKESRLVEALRQSDEGAAKELWENIVSFCRENAVTFVDDSFPPGPKSVGFPCDDSVQHRVKKWLRPQEISCTAFKDRGVKWTVFRTLRPSDILQGLLGNCWFLSALAVLAERPELVEKVMVTRSLCAEGAYQVRLCKDGSWTTVLVDDMLPCDESSHLLFSQAQRKQLWVALIEKALAKLHGSYFALQAGRAIEGLSTLTGAPCESLALQVSATNPKEEPIDTDLIWAKMLSSKEAGFLMGASCGGGNMKVDDAEYESLGLRPRHAYSVLDVRDVDGHRLLQLRNPWGRFSWTGAWADDWPDWPPQLKRELCAQRAEDGLFWMDFWDFTRYFDSVDICKIHSDWQEVRVPGVFPRAADVPVSVVSITVLERTAMELALFQQGSRRWDTAESHLLDLCVLVFRVAYDSAGTLTLGRLLAHSRRSVRRFVGCDVMLEPGEYAVLCCAFNHWHSCVTEGGVSGGRSEAPGYVLAVYSSRLVMVEQVTASSTTIADAIIQLAETKGERHEGREGMTCYYLTHGWAGLIVMVENRHPRHHLHVSCDCSDSFNVVSTRSSLKTIDSIPPLHRQVLVVLSQLEGNAGFSITHRLAHRKAVQASLGNWSPSKATHSPALSPETAGLHRPRPL